A genome region from Nocardiopsis exhalans includes the following:
- a CDS encoding L-ribulose-5-phosphate 4-epimerase, with protein MSSTDPLLRQLEDHRAEVESLRQTVCDLHGELPRWNLVTWTSGNVSARVPGTDLMVIKPSGVSYDDITAEDMVVCDLHGRLVEGRHKPSSDTDAHAYVYRARPDVGGVVHTHSPYATAWAARGEAIPCAVTAMADEFGGDIPVGPFALIGDDSIGKGIVTTLEGHRSPAVLMRGHGVFTVGATAKAAVKAAVMCEDVAHTVHLARQGGPVERLPQEDVDALYHRYQNAYGQ; from the coding sequence ATGAGCTCCACCGACCCGCTCCTGCGACAGCTGGAGGACCACCGCGCCGAGGTGGAAAGCCTGCGCCAGACGGTGTGCGACCTGCACGGGGAACTGCCCCGATGGAACCTGGTCACCTGGACCAGCGGCAACGTCTCGGCGCGCGTCCCCGGCACCGACCTGATGGTGATCAAGCCCAGCGGGGTCTCCTACGACGACATCACCGCCGAGGACATGGTCGTGTGCGACCTGCACGGGCGGTTGGTCGAAGGACGCCACAAACCCTCCAGCGACACCGACGCGCACGCCTACGTCTACCGGGCCCGCCCCGACGTCGGCGGGGTCGTACACACCCACAGCCCCTACGCCACGGCCTGGGCCGCCCGCGGTGAGGCCATCCCCTGCGCCGTCACCGCGATGGCCGACGAGTTCGGCGGTGACATCCCGGTGGGCCCGTTCGCGCTCATCGGCGACGACTCCATCGGCAAGGGCATCGTCACGACTCTCGAGGGCCACCGCTCCCCGGCCGTGCTCATGCGCGGCCACGGGGTGTTCACCGTCGGCGCCACCGCCAAGGCCGCGGTCAAGGCCGCGGTGATGTGCGAGGACGTGGCCCATACCGTCCACCTCGCCCGTCAGGGCGGACCCGTCGAACGCCTGCCCCAGGAGGACGTCGACGCCCTCTACCACCGCTACCAGAACGCCTACGGACAGTAA
- the araB gene encoding ribulokinase, with product MVLGVDFGTLSGRAVVVRVSDGAELGSAEHTYRHGVITDHLPDHADPLEPDTALQHPDDYREVLRRAVPAALREARVSPGQVIGIGTDFTSCTVLPVTAEGTPLCELPDLAGRPHAWPKLWRHHAAQPEADEINALAAERGEPWLPRYGGKISSEWQFAKALQVLRDDPGVYERAERWIEGADWIVWQLCGYETRNAATAGYKGIHQDGAWPTKDFLAALDPRFADFAVSRLDHPLSQLGERAGGLTAQAAAWTGLPEGLPVAVGNIDAHVTAATAQTTAPGRMLAIMGTSTCHVMNSEVLAEVPGMCGMALGGITPGMWGYEAGQSGVGDIFGWFVDSYVPPAYHQEAAELGISVHDLLSRKSADAAVGEHGLVALDWHSGNRSVLVDHSLSGVLVGMTLATRPEEVYRALVEATAFGTRTIVEAFTGAGVPVEDLTIGGGMVRNPFVLQIYADVLNRPLRVVATEQSCAVGSAIHAAVAAGAHPDIHAASEAMGRVREDTVDPDPDRAAAYDHLFTVYSELHDHFGRGGSDSLRRLRSLRHAAYTSGPTTSEGKR from the coding sequence GTGGTGCTCGGGGTCGACTTCGGAACCCTCTCCGGCCGTGCCGTCGTGGTCCGGGTCTCCGACGGCGCCGAACTGGGCTCGGCCGAGCACACCTACCGGCACGGGGTCATTACCGACCACCTGCCCGACCACGCGGACCCCCTCGAACCGGACACCGCCCTCCAACACCCCGACGACTACCGCGAGGTCCTGCGCCGGGCCGTGCCCGCCGCCCTGCGCGAGGCCCGGGTCTCCCCCGGTCAGGTCATCGGGATCGGCACCGACTTCACCTCCTGCACCGTCCTGCCCGTGACCGCCGAGGGCACCCCCCTGTGCGAACTCCCCGATCTGGCGGGCCGCCCGCACGCCTGGCCCAAACTGTGGCGTCACCACGCCGCCCAGCCCGAGGCCGACGAGATCAACGCCCTGGCCGCCGAACGCGGTGAACCCTGGCTGCCCCGCTACGGCGGGAAGATCTCCTCCGAGTGGCAGTTCGCCAAGGCCCTGCAGGTCCTGCGCGACGACCCCGGGGTCTACGAGCGCGCCGAGCGCTGGATCGAGGGCGCGGACTGGATCGTCTGGCAGCTGTGCGGGTACGAGACCCGCAACGCGGCCACCGCCGGCTACAAGGGCATCCACCAGGACGGGGCCTGGCCCACCAAGGACTTCCTCGCCGCCCTGGACCCCCGCTTCGCCGACTTCGCCGTGAGCAGGCTCGACCACCCCCTGTCCCAGCTGGGCGAACGCGCCGGAGGGCTCACCGCACAGGCCGCCGCCTGGACCGGCCTGCCCGAGGGCCTGCCCGTGGCCGTCGGCAACATCGACGCGCACGTCACCGCCGCCACGGCACAGACCACCGCCCCCGGGCGGATGCTCGCCATCATGGGCACCAGCACCTGCCACGTGATGAACTCCGAGGTCCTGGCCGAGGTGCCGGGCATGTGCGGCATGGCCCTGGGCGGCATCACCCCGGGCATGTGGGGCTACGAGGCCGGGCAGAGCGGCGTGGGCGACATCTTCGGCTGGTTCGTGGACTCCTACGTGCCGCCCGCCTACCACCAGGAGGCCGCAGAGCTCGGGATCTCCGTCCACGACCTGCTCTCCCGCAAGTCGGCCGATGCCGCCGTCGGCGAGCACGGCCTGGTGGCCCTGGACTGGCACAGCGGGAACCGCTCGGTGCTGGTGGACCACTCGCTGTCCGGCGTACTGGTGGGCATGACCCTGGCCACCCGCCCCGAGGAGGTCTACCGGGCACTGGTGGAGGCCACCGCCTTCGGTACCCGCACCATCGTTGAGGCCTTCACCGGTGCCGGGGTACCGGTCGAGGACCTCACCATCGGCGGCGGGATGGTCCGCAACCCCTTCGTCCTGCAGATCTACGCCGACGTCCTGAACCGGCCGCTGCGCGTGGTGGCCACCGAACAGAGCTGCGCGGTGGGGTCGGCGATCCACGCAGCGGTCGCCGCCGGGGCCCACCCCGACATCCACGCCGCCTCCGAAGCGATGGGGCGGGTGCGCGAGGACACCGTCGACCCCGACCCGGACCGGGCCGCCGCCTACGACCACCTCTTCACCGTCTACTCCGAACTCCACGACCACTTCGGCCGGGGCGGCAGCGACAGCCTGCGCCGCCTGCGGTCCCTGCGCCACGCCGCGTACACCAGCGGCCCCACCACCTCCGAGGGGAAGCGATGA
- a CDS encoding MFS transporter: MRLALLALALGAFAIGTTEFVIMGLLPEVAADLGVSIPSAGHLISAYALGVVVGAPLLTALSTRLPRKNALLLFMAVFLLGNLLTVVAPSHETVLAARFLAGIPHGAYLGVAALVAAHLAGPARQATAVARVMLGLTVANIVGVPAGTLLGQLTGWRTAFLVVAAIAALTVLGVARWVPHVPIAQQGGLRGEFSALARPQVLLGLLTAVFGFAGVFAVYSYISPMMTELAGMPSAGVPIVLALFGVGMTLGSLIVGPLADRWLRPTIYGSLASLAVVLALFAVAVQNPWTAAIGVVVLGAVGFGVTAPLQVLVMSRAGTAPSLASASNHSAFNLANAGGAWLGGLGIAMGFGYASPAVIGAVLAVAGLGIAVTAGLIDRGGSVPEASASTPEPSSASAIRA, translated from the coding sequence ATGCGTCTGGCACTGCTCGCCCTGGCCCTCGGGGCCTTCGCCATCGGCACCACCGAGTTCGTGATCATGGGCCTGCTGCCCGAAGTCGCCGCCGATCTCGGCGTGTCCATCCCCTCCGCGGGACACCTCATCTCCGCCTACGCCCTGGGGGTGGTGGTCGGCGCTCCCCTGCTCACCGCGCTGAGCACGCGCCTGCCCCGCAAGAACGCCCTGCTGCTGTTCATGGCGGTCTTCCTCCTGGGCAACCTGCTCACCGTGGTAGCGCCCTCACACGAGACCGTGCTGGCCGCCCGCTTCCTCGCCGGCATCCCGCACGGCGCCTACCTGGGGGTGGCCGCCCTGGTCGCGGCCCACCTGGCCGGGCCCGCCCGCCAGGCCACCGCGGTGGCGCGGGTGATGCTGGGGCTGACCGTCGCCAACATCGTCGGTGTGCCCGCGGGAACCCTGCTGGGGCAACTGACCGGCTGGCGCACCGCCTTCCTGGTGGTGGCGGCGATCGCCGCGCTCACCGTTCTCGGGGTGGCCCGCTGGGTGCCGCACGTGCCCATCGCCCAGCAGGGCGGTCTGCGCGGGGAGTTCTCGGCGCTGGCCCGGCCCCAGGTGCTGCTCGGCCTGCTCACGGCGGTGTTCGGCTTCGCGGGGGTGTTCGCCGTCTACAGCTACATCTCCCCGATGATGACCGAACTGGCCGGGATGCCCAGCGCCGGGGTGCCGATCGTGCTGGCGCTGTTCGGTGTGGGCATGACCTTGGGCTCGCTGATCGTGGGACCGCTCGCCGACCGTTGGCTGCGCCCCACCATCTACGGCTCCCTGGCGAGCCTGGCGGTGGTGCTCGCGCTGTTCGCCGTGGCCGTGCAGAACCCCTGGACCGCCGCGATCGGCGTCGTGGTGCTGGGCGCCGTCGGTTTCGGCGTGACCGCGCCCCTTCAGGTCCTGGTGATGAGCCGGGCGGGTACCGCGCCGAGCCTGGCGTCGGCCTCCAACCACTCGGCGTTCAACCTCGCCAACGCGGGCGGCGCCTGGCTGGGCGGCCTGGGTATCGCGATGGGGTTCGGCTACGCCTCCCCGGCGGTGATCGGCGCGGTCCTGGCCGTGGCGGGCCTGGGCATCGCCGTCACGGCGGGTCTGATCGACCGCGGGGGCTCCGTCCCGGAGGCCTCCGCCAGCACACCCGAACCCAGCTCCGCCTCCGCCATCAGGGCCTGA
- a CDS encoding LacI family DNA-binding transcriptional regulator translates to MADVAAHLGVSRQLVSLVLGDRPGPSAATRERVLRAAEELGYRADTAAQLLRRARSRQVGVLFTMEHPMDADLVEALYPEAARLDYSVALSAMLANRTERQAIDELVGLRCEALVLIGMSAQAPEDLARVAERVPVVEIGQRTNAAGTDSVRTDAVSGVRQAVDHLVALGHRRIAHVHGGDLPSAPERRTGYLEGMRAHGLDAFVDLVSGDYTEEAGARAAAALLAREELPTAVVCCNDQSARGLLETLLRAGRSVPEEVSVVGYDDSRAARLSFLSLTSVRQDVTRIAEFTLGAVAERLEEGRTECTHVVLPTTLTVRGSTAPPRLTRG, encoded by the coding sequence ATGGCCGATGTCGCGGCGCACCTGGGAGTCTCCCGGCAGCTGGTCTCGCTGGTCCTGGGCGACCGCCCGGGCCCCAGTGCCGCCACCCGTGAGCGGGTGCTGCGCGCCGCCGAGGAACTCGGCTACCGCGCCGACACCGCCGCACAGCTGCTGCGCCGGGCCCGCAGCCGTCAGGTGGGCGTGCTCTTCACCATGGAGCACCCGATGGACGCCGACCTGGTCGAGGCGCTGTACCCGGAGGCGGCCCGGCTCGACTACAGCGTGGCCCTGAGCGCCATGCTGGCCAACCGCACCGAACGCCAGGCGATCGACGAACTCGTGGGGCTGCGCTGCGAGGCGCTGGTGCTGATCGGGATGTCCGCGCAGGCCCCCGAGGACCTGGCCAGGGTCGCCGAGCGGGTGCCCGTGGTGGAGATCGGTCAGCGCACCAACGCGGCCGGGACGGACAGTGTGCGCACCGACGCCGTCTCCGGGGTGCGTCAGGCGGTCGACCACCTGGTCGCCCTGGGCCACCGGCGCATCGCGCACGTGCACGGCGGTGACCTGCCCAGCGCCCCCGAGCGCCGGACCGGTTACCTGGAGGGCATGCGCGCACACGGGCTGGACGCGTTCGTTGACCTGGTGTCGGGCGACTACACCGAGGAGGCGGGGGCCCGCGCCGCGGCCGCTCTGCTGGCCCGCGAGGAACTGCCCACCGCAGTGGTCTGCTGCAACGACCAGTCCGCGCGCGGACTGTTGGAGACGCTGCTGCGCGCGGGCCGTTCGGTGCCCGAGGAGGTGTCGGTGGTGGGCTACGACGACAGCCGGGCCGCCCGGTTGTCGTTCCTGAGCCTGACCTCGGTCCGCCAGGACGTGACCCGTATCGCCGAGTTCACCCTGGGCGCGGTGGCCGAGCGCCTGGAGGAGGGGCGCACCGAGTGCACCCACGTGGTGCTGCCCACCACGCTCACCGTGCGCGGCAGTACCGCTCCCCCTCGCCTGACCCGCGGCTGA
- a CDS encoding serine/threonine protein kinase — MSTSPDTVSPIPGLSPLEAGDPAEVGPYRLVGRIGAGGMGAVFGALDVYGRCVAVKTVHADIAREFRFREAFVREVEMLGRADGVSTARLHAADTEAEVPWLAFDYVPGRDLWAHVREFGPLSGDMLRTFSLGMAEGLAALHAAGIAHRDIKPGNVILSPDGPKIVDFGIAVEVGTENSDDPSSSYGTPGWTAPERYSGAVADPSADVFAWGGLVALAATGREPFGKGDAKELARRVKTGEHDVEGVPEDLRGLVEAALSVYPEQRLSSEELVGALLPGTEQNQWSDSLRRMLRDYWRGVDDAGHDPGRWAAALGAASATGLGVSALGSGALGSGAMGSGVLGSGGIAGTGAATGTVGPGMATAGGSTAVAGGGAAGTSMATGGMLSGVATSKLGLAGAGVLVVAGLAAGGFVVYDQVRVTPGETVAAAVGFLEEGQGFSAQVARSFSRTHAEQVAERTGTSVEQVMEDSRAEEEYLYSADTGSFLIRGAVMGPGTVAVANHRDELYVYAPRPEDISWGTWHDSIEPMTLDPSVTTDAVAPSLMTAPLRTLADSGQVEQEEGDDGAYSGPTTLGLLSEGVFTEAEAGGRLEVDEEGAPVRAEYTTEQWEVRVDFTGTDEGITVEDPQISAEGDGFGWAAVHAPVCGSVQTSERDWEVQASAWEVDCDYAMDVSEMMLNGSEGFGYGADQERVEVLSGYSGSGGTTWLVDEVMACAIFRRDLGGLIENRTYFLSPCQAAAKQEGELEEWPYVEVEFGSRTLIDYHDLT, encoded by the coding sequence ATGTCCACCTCCCCTGACACTGTTTCTCCGATCCCCGGGCTCTCGCCGTTGGAAGCGGGTGACCCGGCCGAGGTCGGGCCCTACCGGTTGGTGGGGCGGATCGGTGCGGGTGGGATGGGTGCCGTGTTCGGGGCCCTGGACGTGTACGGACGCTGTGTGGCGGTCAAGACCGTGCACGCTGACATCGCCCGTGAGTTCCGGTTCCGGGAGGCCTTCGTGCGTGAGGTCGAGATGCTGGGGCGCGCCGACGGGGTCAGCACGGCTCGGCTCCATGCGGCTGACACGGAGGCGGAGGTGCCGTGGCTGGCCTTCGACTACGTTCCCGGCCGTGACCTGTGGGCCCACGTGCGTGAGTTCGGTCCGTTGTCGGGTGACATGCTCCGTACCTTCTCCCTCGGCATGGCCGAGGGTCTGGCCGCGTTGCACGCGGCGGGGATCGCGCACCGCGACATCAAGCCGGGCAACGTGATCCTGTCTCCGGACGGGCCGAAGATCGTGGACTTCGGTATCGCGGTCGAGGTCGGCACAGAGAACTCCGATGATCCGTCATCTTCCTACGGCACCCCCGGTTGGACAGCCCCCGAACGCTACTCCGGTGCGGTCGCGGACCCATCGGCGGACGTGTTCGCCTGGGGTGGGCTGGTGGCGCTCGCCGCGACCGGGCGTGAGCCTTTCGGCAAGGGAGACGCGAAAGAGCTAGCCCGGCGGGTGAAGACGGGGGAGCACGACGTCGAAGGCGTGCCCGAGGACCTGCGGGGCCTGGTGGAGGCCGCTCTGTCGGTCTACCCGGAGCAACGTCTGAGCTCCGAGGAACTGGTCGGGGCACTCCTGCCCGGAACAGAGCAGAACCAGTGGTCCGATTCCCTGCGCCGGATGCTGCGCGACTACTGGCGCGGGGTGGACGACGCCGGACACGATCCGGGCCGTTGGGCTGCGGCGCTGGGGGCCGCATCCGCCACCGGCCTTGGCGTGAGCGCGCTGGGTTCCGGTGCATTGGGTTCCGGTGCCATGGGTTCGGGTGTGCTCGGATCGGGCGGCATCGCTGGAACAGGAGCGGCCACCGGCACCGTCGGCCCTGGGATGGCGACCGCAGGAGGGAGCACAGCTGTCGCGGGCGGAGGAGCGGCCGGGACGAGTATGGCCACCGGCGGCATGCTGAGCGGGGTCGCCACGTCCAAGCTGGGTCTGGCGGGCGCGGGTGTGCTGGTCGTGGCCGGTCTGGCCGCTGGCGGTTTCGTGGTCTACGACCAGGTGCGGGTCACACCGGGGGAGACGGTCGCCGCTGCCGTCGGCTTTCTGGAGGAGGGACAGGGATTCAGCGCCCAGGTGGCCCGATCCTTCTCCCGAACCCACGCCGAACAGGTCGCCGAACGCACCGGGACCTCCGTGGAGCAGGTGATGGAGGACAGCCGGGCCGAGGAAGAGTATCTGTACTCGGCCGACACCGGGAGCTTCCTGATCCGGGGCGCAGTCATGGGACCGGGGACGGTCGCCGTCGCCAATCACCGCGACGAGCTTTACGTCTATGCCCCTCGCCCAGAGGACATCTCCTGGGGCACCTGGCACGACTCGATCGAGCCGATGACGCTCGACCCGAGCGTGACCACGGACGCCGTCGCACCTTCCCTGATGACCGCGCCGCTGCGGACCCTGGCCGACTCCGGGCAGGTGGAACAGGAGGAGGGGGACGACGGCGCGTACTCGGGGCCGACCACGCTCGGGCTGCTTTCCGAAGGTGTCTTCACCGAGGCGGAAGCGGGCGGCCGACTCGAAGTCGACGAGGAGGGTGCTCCGGTACGGGCGGAGTACACCACCGAACAGTGGGAGGTCCGAGTCGACTTCACCGGAACCGATGAGGGCATCACGGTGGAGGATCCCCAGATCTCGGCCGAGGGGGACGGGTTCGGCTGGGCCGCGGTTCACGCCCCGGTGTGCGGAAGCGTGCAGACGTCCGAACGGGACTGGGAGGTGCAGGCCAGCGCCTGGGAGGTGGACTGCGACTACGCGATGGACGTCTCGGAGATGATGTTGAACGGTTCGGAGGGCTTCGGTTATGGCGCTGACCAGGAGCGTGTTGAGGTCCTCAGTGGCTATAGCGGCAGCGGGGGCACCACCTGGCTCGTCGATGAGGTGATGGCCTGCGCCATCTTCCGCCGTGACCTGGGTGGGCTCATCGAGAACCGCACTTACTTCCTGTCGCCCTGCCAGGCGGCCGCCAAACAGGAGGGGGAGCTCGAGGAGTGGCCTTACGTGGAGGTGGAGTTCGGGTCCAGGACCCTGATCGACTACCACGACCTGACCTGA
- a CDS encoding serine/threonine protein kinase, with amino-acid sequence MSISPDTSLPPGLAPLEAGDPPVIGPYRSVGRIGAGGMGAVYGALDVYESCVAVKTVHADIAREPRFREAFVREVEMLGRADGVSTARLHAADTGAEVPWLAFDYVAGRDLRAHVREFGPLAGGMLRTFSLGMAEGLAALHAAGIAHRDIKPGNVILSPDGPKIVDFGIAVEIGTDCAMDASASYGTPGWTAPERYSGAVADPSADVFAWGGLVTLAATGREPFGKGDAKELARRVKAGEYDVDGVPEDLLGLVRAALSIDPKQRPSSQALVRALMPVSAEETQNQYGRPSAAADSLRGMLRDYWRGVDDAGHDPGRWAAALGVASVVGLGASALSSGVVGAGAMGSGGAAGSGAGAGTAGAGTTAAGSGAVTAGGSAASTATGGMMSGIATSKLGLAGAGVLALAGLAAGGFVVYDQVRVTPGETVAAAVNILEESEGFTAQVAHSFSQAHAEQVAEGTGASVERVMEDSLVEEEYLYSAADQTFLIRGAAMGEGSTAVANHQGDLYVYARGEEGGWPRPEQIEPDPSVGPDSVAVTLVTDPLRALAEMGEAEAVEGQERVYTGPTVFGLLDAGAFVETEASARVELDAEGAPLWAEYTTDEREVRIDFEESDTGVPMEDPQLWALDNNLYWDVVHAPMCGSIVSGWPAQQEWDVQASSWDMDCDQAMDVAGVVADSSGQEDRVVFLFGRFSRGTTRAIDETVACGQGWTLNASEEPNPTEDAAPLLPCRPITNFAEPTEASPEFYDADIVPIILIDFHVRP; translated from the coding sequence ATGTCCATTTCCCCTGACACTTCCCTGCCGCCCGGGCTCGCGCCGTTGGAAGCGGGTGACCCGCCCGTGATCGGGCCCTACCGGTCGGTGGGGCGGATCGGCGCGGGCGGGATGGGGGCGGTGTACGGGGCCCTGGACGTATACGAGAGCTGCGTCGCCGTCAAAACCGTGCACGCTGACATCGCCCGTGAGCCTCGGTTTCGGGAGGCCTTCGTGCGTGAGGTCGAGATGCTGGGGCGCGCGGACGGCGTCAGTACCGCTCGTCTGCACGCCGCGGACACCGGGGCGGAGGTGCCGTGGCTGGCTTTCGATTACGTGGCCGGACGTGACCTGCGGGCCCACGTGCGTGAGTTCGGTCCGCTGGCGGGCGGCATGCTGCGCACCTTCTCCCTCGGCATGGCTGAGGGTCTGGCCGCGTTGCACGCGGCGGGGATCGCGCACCGAGACATCAAGCCGGGCAACGTGATCCTGTCCCCGGACGGGCCGAAGATCGTGGACTTCGGTATCGCGGTGGAGATCGGCACCGACTGTGCGATGGACGCTTCGGCCTCCTACGGCACTCCGGGCTGGACGGCCCCTGAGCGCTACTCCGGGGCGGTCGCGGACCCGTCGGCGGACGTGTTCGCCTGGGGCGGGCTGGTGACCCTGGCCGCCACCGGGCGCGAGCCCTTCGGCAAGGGGGACGCGAAAGAGCTCGCCCGGCGGGTGAAGGCGGGAGAGTACGACGTCGACGGGGTTCCTGAAGACCTGCTCGGCCTGGTGAGGGCCGCTCTGTCGATCGACCCGAAACAGCGCCCGAGCTCCCAGGCCCTTGTACGGGCGTTGATGCCGGTATCCGCCGAGGAAACGCAGAACCAGTACGGGCGCCCGTCGGCGGCGGCCGATTCTCTGCGCGGGATGCTGCGCGACTACTGGCGCGGTGTGGACGACGCGGGCCACGACCCAGGGCGCTGGGCGGCAGCTCTGGGCGTCGCCTCCGTGGTCGGTCTGGGCGCGAGCGCACTGAGTTCCGGTGTCGTGGGTGCGGGCGCGATGGGATCGGGCGGCGCCGCTGGATCCGGTGCGGGTGCCGGCACGGCTGGAGCAGGTACCACGGCTGCCGGCTCGGGGGCGGTGACCGCTGGGGGAAGTGCGGCCAGCACGGCGACCGGCGGCATGATGAGCGGCATCGCGACATCCAAGTTGGGTCTGGCGGGCGCTGGTGTGCTGGCGCTGGCCGGCCTGGCCGCTGGTGGTTTCGTGGTCTATGACCAGGTGCGGGTCACACCGGGGGAGACGGTCGCCGCGGCGGTGAACATTTTGGAGGAGAGCGAGGGGTTCACCGCCCAAGTCGCCCACTCCTTCTCGCAGGCGCATGCCGAACAGGTCGCCGAAGGCACCGGGGCCTCCGTGGAGCGGGTGATGGAGGACAGCCTGGTGGAGGAGGAGTACCTGTACTCGGCGGCGGACCAGACCTTCCTCATCCGGGGCGCGGCCATGGGGGAGGGCAGCACAGCGGTCGCCAACCACCAAGGGGACCTGTACGTGTACGCGCGGGGAGAGGAAGGAGGTTGGCCGCGGCCCGAGCAGATCGAACCCGATCCCAGCGTCGGTCCGGACTCCGTCGCCGTCACCCTGGTCACCGACCCGCTGCGGGCGCTGGCCGAGATGGGCGAGGCGGAAGCGGTGGAGGGGCAGGAGCGGGTGTACACGGGGCCCACAGTGTTCGGGCTCCTCGACGCGGGGGCCTTCGTGGAAACGGAGGCGAGCGCCCGGGTCGAACTCGACGCGGAGGGGGCACCGCTGTGGGCTGAGTACACCACGGATGAGCGAGAGGTGCGGATCGATTTCGAGGAGAGTGACACCGGGGTGCCGATGGAGGATCCCCAGCTGTGGGCGCTCGACAACAACCTCTACTGGGATGTGGTGCATGCTCCGATGTGCGGGAGCATCGTCTCAGGCTGGCCGGCTCAACAGGAGTGGGACGTTCAGGCCAGCAGTTGGGACATGGACTGCGACCAGGCGATGGACGTCGCGGGTGTGGTGGCGGACTCATCGGGTCAGGAGGACCGGGTGGTGTTCCTCTTCGGTCGTTTCTCCAGGGGTACTACCAGGGCGATCGACGAAACGGTGGCTTGCGGCCAAGGCTGGACGCTCAACGCCAGTGAGGAGCCGAATCCCACCGAAGACGCCGCACCCCTCCTTCCCTGCAGGCCGATCACGAACTTCGCCGAACCCACTGAGGCATCGCCCGAGTTCTATGACGCCGACATCGTCCCCATCATCCTGATCGACTTCCACGTACGCCCCTGA
- a CDS encoding LLM class flavin-dependent oxidoreductase — MQFGIFSVSDVTTDPTTGRTPTEGERIKAMVRIALKAEEVGLDVFATGEHHNPPFVASSPTTMLGYVAARTEKIILSTSTTLITTNDPVKIAEDFAMLQHLADGRVDLMMGRGNTGPVYPWFGQDIRQGIPLALENYNLLHRLWREDVVNWEGKFRTPLQGFTSTPRPLDDVPPFVWHGSIRSPEIAEQAAYYGDGFFHNNIFWPATHTKKLISLYRRRFEHYGHGRADQAVVGLGGQVFMRKNSQDAVKEFRPYFDNAPVYGGGPSLEEFTRETPLTVGSPQEVIDRTLGFRESFGDYQRQLFLMDHAGLPLKTVLEQLDLLGEEVVPVLRKEFAAKKPEHVPDAPTHASLLAAKERATTNTEVQG, encoded by the coding sequence ATGCAGTTCGGAATCTTCTCGGTCAGCGACGTGACCACCGACCCCACGACGGGACGTACGCCGACCGAAGGCGAGCGGATCAAGGCGATGGTGCGGATCGCCCTCAAGGCCGAGGAGGTGGGTCTGGACGTCTTCGCCACCGGCGAGCACCACAACCCGCCCTTCGTCGCCTCCTCGCCCACCACCATGCTCGGTTACGTCGCGGCGCGGACCGAGAAGATCATCCTGTCCACCTCCACCACGCTCATCACCACCAACGACCCGGTCAAGATCGCTGAGGACTTCGCGATGCTCCAGCACCTGGCCGACGGCCGGGTGGACCTGATGATGGGGCGCGGCAACACCGGACCGGTCTACCCCTGGTTCGGGCAGGACATCCGCCAGGGCATCCCGCTGGCGCTGGAGAACTACAACCTCCTGCACCGCCTGTGGCGCGAGGACGTCGTCAACTGGGAGGGCAAGTTCCGCACTCCCCTGCAGGGCTTCACCTCCACCCCGCGCCCGCTGGACGACGTGCCGCCGTTCGTCTGGCACGGTTCCATCCGCAGCCCGGAGATCGCCGAACAGGCCGCCTACTACGGTGACGGCTTCTTCCACAACAACATCTTCTGGCCCGCCACCCACACCAAGAAGCTCATCTCGCTGTACCGCCGCCGCTTCGAGCACTACGGCCACGGCCGGGCCGACCAGGCCGTCGTCGGGCTGGGCGGACAGGTGTTCATGCGCAAGAACTCCCAGGACGCGGTGAAGGAGTTCCGGCCCTACTTCGACAACGCGCCGGTCTACGGCGGCGGCCCCTCCCTGGAGGAGTTCACCCGTGAGACCCCGCTGACCGTCGGCAGCCCGCAGGAGGTCATCGACCGTACCCTGGGCTTCCGGGAGTCCTTCGGCGACTACCAGCGCCAGCTCTTCCTGATGGACCACGCGGGTCTGCCGCTCAAGACCGTCCTGGAGCAGCTGGACCTCCTCGGCGAGGAGGTCGTCCCAGTGCTGCGCAAGGAGTTCGCCGCGAAGAAGCCCGAGCACGTGCCCGACGCGCCCACCCACGCCTCGCTCCTGGCCGCGAAGGAGCGCGCGACCACGAACACGGAGGTCCAGGGATGA
- a CDS encoding FMN reductase has protein sequence MTRKLVTVTAGLSNPSSTRLLADRLTGAAEEALADRGEKAEVRTVELREVAHDIMNAMTTRVPTGDLPGVLDDIAEADGVIAVTPVFNASYSGLFKSFFDVVEPGVLDGKPVLAAATGGSPRHSLVLEHALRPMFSYTRSVVVPTGVYAASEDWGAGESGGRELAERITRAARQLAMLATENAPAAADPYEEPTPFTDLMSGLGR, from the coding sequence ATGACCCGCAAGCTCGTCACCGTCACGGCCGGGCTCAGCAACCCCTCCTCGACCCGCCTGCTCGCCGACCGGCTGACCGGTGCCGCCGAGGAGGCCCTGGCCGACCGCGGTGAGAAGGCCGAGGTCAGGACCGTCGAGCTGCGCGAGGTGGCCCACGACATCATGAACGCCATGACCACCCGGGTCCCCACCGGAGACCTGCCCGGGGTCCTGGACGACATCGCCGAGGCGGACGGGGTCATCGCGGTGACCCCGGTCTTCAACGCCTCCTACAGCGGCCTGTTCAAGTCGTTCTTCGACGTCGTCGAACCCGGCGTGCTGGACGGAAAGCCGGTCCTGGCGGCCGCCACCGGCGGCAGCCCGCGCCACTCGCTGGTGCTGGAGCACGCGCTGCGCCCGATGTTCTCCTACACCCGCTCGGTGGTGGTGCCCACTGGCGTCTACGCGGCCTCCGAGGACTGGGGCGCGGGCGAGAGCGGCGGCCGCGAACTGGCCGAGCGCATCACCCGGGCGGCCCGGCAGCTGGCCATGCTCGCCACGGAGAACGCTCCGGCCGCGGCCGACCCCTACGAGGAACCCACTCCCTTCACCGATCTGATGTCCGGCCTGGGGAGATGA